The Pseudofrankia inefficax genome window below encodes:
- a CDS encoding alpha/beta hydrolase family protein, which produces MRPSVHRYGRDGDQFGELWLPADGAGAGRGTVVLLHGGFWRARYSSTLARPLARDLAGRGYAAWNLEYRRVGHGGGWPATFADVAAGIDLLATLPVDTSRLVAVGHSAGGHLAVWAAGRSRLPAGAPGARPGVELTGVVSQAGAVWLADCARDGVGGTAAVDLMGGTPARLPEAYRLADPGAAIPLDVPVLCAHARADDEVPFDQSVRYVEAATAAGATARLLETPGDHYSLIDPATPDWKLVAEALPELLG; this is translated from the coding sequence GTGCGACCGAGCGTGCACCGGTATGGCCGGGATGGCGACCAGTTCGGCGAGCTGTGGCTGCCGGCCGACGGTGCGGGGGCCGGGCGCGGCACCGTGGTCCTGCTCCACGGCGGGTTCTGGCGGGCCCGGTACAGCTCGACGCTGGCCCGGCCGCTGGCCAGGGACCTGGCCGGGCGGGGCTACGCGGCCTGGAACCTGGAGTACCGGCGGGTCGGGCACGGTGGCGGCTGGCCGGCCACGTTCGCCGACGTCGCCGCGGGGATCGACCTGCTGGCGACGCTGCCGGTGGACACCTCCCGGCTCGTCGCCGTCGGGCACAGCGCGGGCGGGCACCTCGCCGTCTGGGCCGCCGGGCGTTCCAGGCTGCCCGCCGGCGCGCCGGGCGCCCGGCCGGGCGTCGAGCTGACCGGCGTCGTCTCCCAGGCCGGCGCGGTGTGGCTGGCCGACTGCGCCCGCGACGGCGTAGGCGGCACGGCGGCCGTTGACCTCATGGGGGGCACCCCGGCACGGCTTCCGGAGGCCTATCGCCTGGCGGATCCGGGCGCGGCGATCCCGCTCGACGTCCCGGTGCTGTGCGCGCACGCCCGCGCCGACGACGAGGTCCCGTTCGACCAGAGCGTCCGCTACGTCGAGGCCGCCACCGCCGCCGGCGCCACCGCGCGCCTGCTGGAGACCCCGGGCGACCACTACTCGCTGATCGACCCGGCCACCCCGGACTGGAAGCTGGTCGCCGAAGCCCTCCCGGAGCTGCTCGGCTGA
- a CDS encoding 2-keto-4-pentenoate hydratase, with protein sequence MKPIEETAGYLDDARLRVTAVPQLPAGLELADAYRIQRAVVGRRLARGERLVGTKLGMTSRAKMEQMGISEIICGQLTDAMMVPDGGSVDLTTLIHPRVEPEVAFRLARDVDLSDPDVDIVACTGGVAAALEIIDSRYADFRFSLPDVVADNTSAAFFVVGTWRPPMHESWRQTLGALSVQLFAGDETVEAGSTREILGHPLNALRALVPLARQYGFPLSAGQVILAGAATAAVPLRAGPVRVEIFGLGTASVRARAGNEGGADG encoded by the coding sequence GTGAAGCCGATCGAGGAGACGGCTGGCTATCTCGATGACGCGCGGCTGCGGGTCACGGCGGTGCCGCAGCTGCCGGCTGGGCTGGAGCTGGCCGACGCCTACCGGATCCAGCGGGCCGTCGTCGGCCGGCGGCTGGCGCGCGGTGAGCGGCTGGTCGGCACGAAGCTCGGGATGACGAGCCGGGCGAAGATGGAGCAAATGGGGATCTCCGAGATCATCTGCGGCCAGCTCACCGACGCGATGATGGTGCCCGACGGCGGCTCGGTGGACCTGACGACGCTGATCCATCCGCGGGTGGAGCCGGAGGTGGCCTTCCGGCTCGCCCGGGACGTCGACCTGAGCGACCCGGACGTGGACATCGTGGCCTGCACCGGCGGGGTCGCGGCGGCGCTGGAGATCATCGACTCGCGGTACGCGGACTTCCGGTTCAGCCTGCCGGACGTCGTCGCGGACAACACCTCGGCCGCGTTCTTCGTCGTCGGGACGTGGCGCCCGCCGATGCACGAGTCGTGGCGGCAGACACTCGGCGCGCTGTCGGTCCAGCTGTTCGCCGGCGACGAGACCGTCGAGGCGGGGTCCACGAGGGAGATCCTCGGGCATCCGCTGAACGCGCTGCGGGCCCTGGTCCCACTCGCCCGTCAGTACGGGTTCCCACTGAGCGCCGGGCAGGTGATCCTCGCCGGCGCCGCGACGGCGGCCGTGCCGCTGCGGGCCGGCCCGGTGCGCGTCGAGATCTTCGGCCTCGGCACCGCGAGCGTGCGCGCCAGGGCAGGGAACGAGGGCGGGGCCGATGGCTGA
- the kynU gene encoding kynureninase, with amino-acid sequence MTGPLTLVGRESQALELDTNDPLPTRRDEFHLPPHAGGTAAYFAGNSLGLQPKALRARLGEELDDWARLGVEGHLEARRPWLPYHELAREPAARLVGALPREVVVMNSLTVNLHLLMVSFYRPTPDRHRIVIEDSAFPSDSYAVRSQAAFHGYDPDEAVVRLAPRPGEAALRSEDVVACLAEQGAGVALVLLGAVNYYSGELLDVAAISAAAHAAGAVAGWDLAHAAGNVELRLHDAGADWAAWCSYKYLNAGPGSLAGAFVHERHLADRSLPKLAGWWSTDPASRFQMAPTVTPVDSADSWQLSNPPILALAPVLLSLEMFDQTGLPALRAKSVRLTAYLESLLDEVCASRSVEIITPREPERRGAQLSVRVHGHDVGPLTERLRHDHGVLADARRPDVIRLAPAPLYCTFHDCWRAAGALAAVLDA; translated from the coding sequence GTGACGGGCCCGCTCACCCTGGTCGGCCGGGAAAGCCAGGCGCTGGAGCTGGACACGAACGATCCGCTGCCGACCCGCCGGGACGAGTTCCACCTGCCGCCGCACGCGGGCGGGACGGCGGCCTACTTCGCCGGGAACTCACTCGGGCTACAGCCGAAGGCGCTGCGGGCCCGGCTCGGCGAGGAGCTGGACGACTGGGCCCGGCTCGGCGTCGAGGGGCATCTGGAGGCCCGCCGGCCCTGGCTGCCCTACCACGAGCTGGCCCGGGAGCCGGCCGCGCGCCTGGTCGGGGCGCTGCCGCGCGAGGTCGTCGTGATGAACTCCCTGACCGTCAACCTGCACCTGCTGATGGTCAGCTTCTACCGGCCGACCCCCGACCGGCACCGGATCGTCATCGAGGACAGCGCGTTCCCGTCGGACAGCTACGCGGTCCGGTCGCAGGCCGCGTTCCACGGCTACGACCCGGACGAGGCGGTCGTCCGGCTGGCACCGCGGCCCGGCGAGGCCGCCCTGCGCTCCGAGGACGTCGTCGCCTGCCTGGCCGAGCAGGGGGCGGGCGTCGCGCTCGTGCTGCTCGGCGCCGTCAACTACTACAGCGGCGAACTCCTCGACGTCGCCGCGATCTCCGCCGCCGCCCACGCGGCGGGCGCCGTCGCCGGCTGGGACCTCGCCCATGCCGCCGGCAACGTCGAGTTGCGGCTGCACGACGCGGGCGCCGACTGGGCCGCCTGGTGCTCGTACAAGTACCTCAACGCGGGGCCGGGCTCGCTCGCCGGTGCCTTCGTCCACGAGCGGCACCTGGCCGACCGGTCGCTGCCGAAGCTCGCCGGCTGGTGGTCGACCGACCCGGCGAGTCGCTTCCAGATGGCGCCGACGGTCACGCCCGTGGACTCGGCCGACTCCTGGCAGCTGTCCAACCCGCCGATCCTCGCGCTGGCGCCGGTGCTGCTCTCGCTGGAGATGTTCGACCAGACCGGCCTGCCGGCGCTACGGGCCAAGAGCGTGCGGCTGACGGCCTACCTGGAGTCGCTGCTCGACGAGGTCTGCGCGTCACGGTCTGTCGAGATCATCACCCCGCGCGAGCCGGAACGCCGGGGCGCCCAGCTCTCGGTCCGCGTCCACGGCCACGACGTCGGCCCGCTCACCGAGCGGCTGCGCCACGACCACGGCGTCCTGGCCGACGCCCGGCGCCCCGACGTGATCCGGCTGGCCCCCGCGCCGCTGTACTGCACGTTCCACGACTGCTGGCGGGCCGCCGGCGCGCTCGCGGCGGTGCTCGATGCCTGA
- a CDS encoding TM2 domain-containing protein, with translation MSTPAPGQSPDPFAKPGPQQTPAGGPAYPPAPGPYGDPTAPYSGGYAPGAGDPNAGYGYPPGGYPPGDPNAQYGTPPGGGYPPAGDPNAPYYGQPGYPPGPGYPPGPGYTPAPGDPGFGYPQPGYQQPGYGVPAVWGADPAAPFGRHQLTGEPLSDKDKLTAGLLEIFLGWCGAGRWYLGDYGIATAQLLTCGGLHIWSLIDGIMMLTGSVRDKQGRPLRD, from the coding sequence ATGTCGACCCCAGCTCCTGGCCAGTCGCCGGACCCGTTCGCCAAGCCCGGGCCGCAGCAGACCCCGGCCGGCGGGCCGGCCTACCCGCCGGCTCCCGGGCCTTACGGCGACCCGACCGCGCCATACTCCGGGGGCTACGCGCCTGGCGCCGGTGACCCGAACGCCGGGTACGGCTACCCGCCCGGCGGCTACCCGCCCGGGGACCCGAACGCCCAGTACGGCACCCCGCCAGGCGGCGGCTACCCGCCGGCCGGCGACCCGAACGCGCCCTACTACGGCCAGCCCGGCTACCCGCCTGGCCCGGGTTACCCGCCCGGCCCGGGCTACACCCCGGCGCCCGGTGACCCGGGCTTCGGCTACCCGCAGCCCGGCTACCAGCAGCCCGGCTACGGCGTGCCCGCCGTCTGGGGCGCGGACCCGGCGGCGCCGTTCGGGCGGCACCAGCTGACGGGTGAGCCGCTCTCCGACAAGGACAAGCTGACCGCCGGCCTGCTGGAGATCTTCCTCGGCTGGTGCGGCGCCGGCCGGTGGTACCTGGGCGACTACGGGATCGCGACCGCCCAGTTGCTCACCTGCGGTGGCCTGCACATCTGGTCGCTGATCGACGGCATCATGATGTTGACGGGCAGCGTCCGGGACAAGCAGGGCCGCCCCCTGCGGGACTGA
- a CDS encoding acyl-CoA dehydrogenase family protein, giving the protein MFFALTDEQRALAETVRDYLADRFDLTAVRAVFEDTAGDGHPADLWKAFGEQGWLAVLVPEENDGLGLGLLDAQVIARALGAGAVPGPWLATVLAGEAVRLAGSAEQRAAVLGPLAAGELVATVALRAPGKAFDVSGVGVTADADGRLTGTASPVEYPAVARLAVVAATEPDGGIGLYLVEPTAPGVTVAPHTSYDATTRLGGLTFAGAAGERLAGSSGDVLADLNRRGAVLTAADLVGSARAAITRTVEYDKTRVQFGKAVGSFQAIKHTLADLHVAVLMAEHAALYAAHALDEALPDAELAVAVAKAKANDAATAATGAMIQYHGGIGFTWEHEAHFFYKRAKRLVGTFGDSAQHLDRVAALSLDN; this is encoded by the coding sequence GTGTTCTTCGCGCTGACCGATGAGCAGCGGGCGCTCGCCGAGACCGTCCGCGACTATCTCGCGGACCGGTTCGACCTGACCGCCGTCCGGGCCGTCTTCGAGGACACCGCCGGTGACGGTCACCCGGCCGACCTGTGGAAGGCGTTCGGCGAGCAGGGCTGGCTCGCGGTGCTCGTGCCCGAGGAGAACGACGGGCTCGGCCTCGGCCTGCTGGACGCGCAGGTCATCGCCCGCGCGCTCGGGGCCGGCGCGGTGCCCGGGCCGTGGCTGGCGACCGTGCTCGCCGGCGAGGCGGTCCGGCTCGCGGGCTCCGCCGAGCAGCGTGCCGCCGTGCTCGGCCCGCTCGCCGCCGGCGAGCTGGTCGCGACGGTCGCGCTGCGCGCTCCCGGCAAGGCGTTCGACGTGTCCGGGGTGGGCGTCACCGCCGACGCCGACGGGCGGCTGACCGGGACGGCGTCGCCGGTCGAGTACCCGGCGGTCGCGCGCCTCGCCGTCGTCGCGGCCACCGAGCCCGACGGCGGGATCGGCCTCTACCTCGTCGAACCGACCGCCCCGGGGGTCACGGTCGCCCCGCACACCAGCTACGACGCCACGACGAGGCTCGGCGGCCTTACGTTCGCCGGCGCCGCCGGCGAGCGGCTGGCGGGCTCCAGCGGCGACGTGCTCGCCGACCTGAACCGGCGCGGCGCGGTGCTCACCGCCGCCGACCTCGTCGGCTCCGCGCGGGCCGCGATCACCCGGACCGTCGAGTACGACAAGACCCGGGTCCAGTTCGGCAAGGCGGTCGGCAGCTTCCAGGCGATCAAGCACACCCTCGCCGACCTGCACGTCGCGGTCCTGATGGCCGAGCACGCCGCGCTGTACGCCGCGCACGCGCTCGACGAGGCCCTGCCCGACGCCGAGCTCGCCGTCGCGGTCGCCAAGGCCAAGGCCAACGACGCCGCGACCGCCGCGACCGGCGCGATGATCCAGTACCACGGGGGCATCGGCTTCACCTGGGAGCACGAGGCCCACTTCTTCTACAAGCGGGCCAAGCGCCTCGTCGGCACCTTCGGCGACTCCGCCCAGCACCTGGACCGCGTCGCCGCGCTCAGCCTCGACAACTGA
- a CDS encoding FAD-dependent oxidoreductase — MPERAHAGDPREPRRVVIIGAGLAGCLLATLLGRRGLDVVVYERREDPRAAPPERGRSINLAISARGLAALDQVGLREQALSRALPMHGRMVHDQAGGRSFRPYSADGRRAINSISRAELNLALLDVAAKTPGVNVSFGCRLTQLDLDTGELRFDTDEGPRLARADLVLACDGAFSAARRAVTFRPGFTFGQDYLDHRYKELTIPARDGEFALDPDALHIWPRGESMMIALPNLDRSFTCTLFWTAEQFAALRTPAQIVDHFRAHYPDVVGLAPDLVEDYQRNPLGSLATIRAWPWVHSGTSVGAGVATTLALVGDAAHAIVPFFGQGANCAFEDCVEIDRCLAESGDDWPAALAAYERRRKANCDAIAEMALDNFVEMRDRVSSKVFQAKVAAEHWLERRLPGRFVSRYELVSFTTMPYAEIPDRMRRQTRLTALAAAGIAGLGAGVLRVGALTSRGRRR; from the coding sequence ATGCCTGAGCGGGCCCACGCCGGCGACCCGCGGGAGCCGCGGCGCGTCGTGATCATCGGAGCCGGCCTGGCCGGCTGCCTGCTGGCGACCCTGCTCGGGCGCCGCGGCCTGGATGTGGTCGTCTACGAGCGGCGTGAGGATCCCCGCGCCGCGCCGCCGGAACGCGGGCGTTCGATCAACCTGGCCATCTCCGCGCGTGGGCTGGCCGCGCTCGACCAGGTCGGGCTGCGGGAGCAGGCCCTGTCCCGGGCGCTGCCGATGCACGGGCGGATGGTGCACGACCAGGCCGGCGGGCGCAGCTTCCGGCCGTACAGCGCCGACGGCCGCCGGGCGATCAACTCGATCAGCCGCGCCGAGCTGAACCTCGCGCTGCTCGACGTCGCGGCGAAGACGCCCGGGGTGAACGTGTCGTTCGGCTGCCGGCTGACCCAGCTGGATCTCGACACCGGCGAGCTGCGGTTCGACACCGACGAGGGGCCGCGGTTGGCCAGGGCGGACCTCGTGCTGGCCTGCGACGGCGCGTTCAGCGCGGCCCGGCGCGCGGTCACGTTCCGGCCAGGCTTCACGTTCGGCCAGGACTATCTCGACCACCGGTACAAGGAGCTGACGATCCCGGCCCGGGACGGCGAGTTCGCGCTGGACCCGGACGCGCTGCATATCTGGCCGCGCGGGGAGTCGATGATGATCGCCCTTCCGAACCTGGACCGGTCCTTCACCTGCACCCTGTTCTGGACGGCCGAGCAGTTCGCGGCGCTGCGGACCCCCGCACAGATCGTCGACCATTTCCGCGCGCACTATCCCGATGTCGTCGGGCTGGCGCCGGACCTGGTCGAGGACTACCAGCGCAACCCGCTCGGCTCGCTGGCGACGATCCGCGCCTGGCCGTGGGTGCACAGCGGTACGAGCGTGGGCGCGGGCGTGGCCACGACTCTGGCGCTCGTCGGCGACGCGGCGCACGCCATCGTGCCGTTCTTCGGCCAGGGCGCGAACTGCGCGTTCGAGGACTGCGTCGAGATCGACCGCTGCCTGGCCGAGTCCGGCGACGACTGGCCCGCGGCGCTGGCCGCGTACGAACGCCGCCGCAAGGCGAACTGCGACGCGATCGCCGAGATGGCCCTGGACAACTTCGTCGAGATGCGCGACCGGGTGAGCTCGAAGGTCTTCCAGGCCAAGGTCGCGGCCGAGCACTGGCTGGAACGCCGGCTGCCCGGCCGGTTCGTCTCCCGCTACGAACTGGTCAGCTTCACCACGATGCCCTACGCCGAGATCCCGGACCGGATGCGCCGCCAGACGCGGCTCACGGCGCTCGCCGCCGCCGGGATCGCGGGCCTCGGGGCCGGGGTCCTCCGAGTCGGGGCCCTCACCAGCCGCGGCCGGCGCCGATGA
- a CDS encoding 3-hydroxyanthranilate 3,4-dioxygenase, whose translation MSLSQPINLGAWIEENQHLLRPPVGNKTLVVGDDYIVQVVGGPNARTDYHVDPYEEWFHQIRGSMHVNVIDEDGSPRRIDIRAGETWLLPRGVPHSPQRPEAGSVGLVVERIREEGLLEKFQWYCPDCAALVHETELQVRDIVKDLPPVFSAFYADEAARTCPKCGTVHPGRG comes from the coding sequence ATGAGCCTCTCCCAGCCGATCAACCTCGGCGCCTGGATCGAGGAGAACCAGCACCTGCTCAGGCCACCGGTCGGCAACAAGACGCTCGTGGTCGGGGACGACTACATCGTCCAGGTCGTCGGCGGCCCGAACGCCCGCACCGACTACCACGTCGACCCGTACGAGGAGTGGTTCCACCAGATCAGAGGCTCGATGCACGTCAACGTCATCGACGAGGACGGCAGCCCGCGGCGCATCGACATCCGGGCGGGCGAGACCTGGCTGCTGCCCCGGGGAGTGCCGCACTCGCCGCAGCGACCGGAGGCGGGCTCCGTCGGGCTGGTCGTGGAGCGGATCCGGGAGGAGGGGCTGCTGGAGAAGTTCCAGTGGTACTGCCCGGACTGCGCGGCCCTGGTGCACGAGACGGAATTGCAGGTACGCGACATCGTCAAGGACCTGCCACCGGTGTTCAGCGCGTTCTACGCCGACGAAGCTGCCCGGACCTGCCCGAAGTGCGGCACCGTGCACCCCGGAAGGGGCTGA
- a CDS encoding tryptophan 2,3-dioxygenase: MTGPSGSSQDADELTYGTYLHLDELLAAQHPRTDEHDELLFVVIHQVYELWFKQILHELALLQRRLEAGDGVGAMHTAGRVAKILKTVVGQLDVLETMTPRQFASFRPELGSSSGFQSSQFRWIEATLGRRDFPHPSGDATLDAIVGRRSVFASLLRYLATAGWQLPAEILDRDPSEAWPGDDAVQAALLEVYQDERAAPAGVCEALVDIDEGIQEWRYRHVKMVERIIGARAGTGGSAGSAYLRSTLFRPSFPDLWQVRSRP, encoded by the coding sequence ATGACCGGCCCGAGCGGGTCCAGCCAGGACGCGGACGAGCTCACCTACGGCACCTACCTGCACCTCGACGAGTTGCTCGCGGCCCAGCACCCGCGCACCGACGAGCACGACGAACTGCTGTTCGTCGTGATCCACCAGGTGTACGAGCTGTGGTTCAAGCAGATCCTGCACGAGCTGGCCCTGCTGCAGCGGCGGCTGGAAGCCGGGGACGGCGTCGGCGCCATGCACACCGCCGGGCGGGTCGCGAAGATCCTCAAGACGGTCGTCGGGCAGCTGGACGTCCTGGAGACGATGACCCCGCGCCAGTTCGCGAGCTTCCGCCCCGAGCTCGGCTCGTCCAGCGGGTTCCAGTCGTCCCAGTTCCGCTGGATCGAGGCGACACTCGGCCGCCGCGACTTCCCCCACCCCAGCGGCGACGCCACCCTCGACGCGATCGTGGGCCGCCGGTCGGTCTTCGCCTCGCTGCTGCGTTACCTGGCCACCGCCGGCTGGCAGCTCCCCGCCGAGATCCTGGACCGGGATCCGAGCGAGGCCTGGCCGGGCGACGACGCGGTCCAGGCCGCCCTCCTGGAGGTCTACCAGGACGAACGCGCCGCCCCCGCCGGTGTGTGCGAGGCCCTTGTCGACATCGACGAGGGAATCCAGGAATGGCGCTACCGCCACGTCAAGATGGTCGAACGGATCATCGGCGCCCGGGCCGGCACCGGCGGCTCGGCCGGCAGCGCCTACCTGCGCTCGACCCTCTTTCGCCCCAGCTTCCCCGACCTCTGGCAGGTCCGGTCCCGGCCCTGA
- a CDS encoding patatin-like phospholipase family protein, whose amino-acid sequence MSRALVLGGGGLAGLAWEIGLLAELANGGSDLAAADTVIGSSAGSVAGALLRTEPSLQPSLAFQLAAHEAGTELSVKLDPELLWTMFGEAVSGARDLESALSRIGAMALATPTVAEAERRQVIEARLPSHAWPAARLLVTAIDAERGALLVFDKDSGVPLVDAVTASCAVPGVWPPVTIGGRRYIDGGSGSPTNATLAAGHDVVLVVAAMTMPARGPFLGIDDEVHELESTGSRVMVISTDDAAQAAFGVNPLDPSVRPASARAGRRQGRYLASAVRAFWAGAA is encoded by the coding sequence ATGTCGCGGGCGCTGGTGCTCGGTGGCGGCGGGCTCGCCGGGCTGGCGTGGGAGATCGGGCTGCTGGCCGAGCTGGCCAACGGCGGGTCGGATCTGGCCGCGGCCGACACGGTGATCGGATCGTCGGCCGGCTCGGTGGCCGGCGCGCTGCTACGGACCGAGCCGAGCCTCCAGCCATCGCTCGCGTTCCAGCTGGCGGCGCACGAGGCGGGAACCGAGCTGTCGGTCAAGCTCGACCCGGAGCTGCTGTGGACCATGTTCGGCGAGGCGGTCAGCGGCGCCCGCGACCTGGAGTCCGCGCTGTCCCGGATCGGCGCGATGGCGCTGGCCACGCCGACGGTCGCCGAGGCCGAGCGCCGTCAGGTCATCGAGGCCCGGCTGCCCAGCCACGCCTGGCCGGCGGCCCGGCTGCTCGTCACCGCGATCGACGCCGAGCGCGGCGCGCTGCTCGTCTTCGACAAGGACTCGGGCGTGCCCCTGGTCGACGCGGTGACGGCCAGCTGCGCCGTCCCCGGGGTCTGGCCGCCGGTGACGATCGGCGGCCGACGCTACATCGACGGCGGCTCCGGCTCGCCGACGAACGCGACGCTCGCCGCCGGCCACGATGTCGTGCTCGTCGTCGCGGCGATGACGATGCCCGCCCGCGGCCCGTTCCTCGGCATCGACGACGAGGTGCACGAGCTGGAGTCGACCGGCAGCAGGGTGATGGTGATCAGCACCGACGACGCCGCCCAGGCCGCCTTCGGCGTGAACCCGCTGGACCCGAGCGTCCGCCCGGCCTCGGCCCGCGCCGGCCGCCGCCAGGGCCGCTACCTCGCCTCCGCCGTCCGCGCCTTCTGGGCCGGCGCGGCATAA
- a CDS encoding RidA family protein: MAETSGSARVVPGTATPRGRFPHVRRAGDLVYLSGTSSRRPDNTFVGAAVDPLGTTSLDIRAQTRAVIENLGALLAEVGAGLADLVDVTAYLVSMNDFGGYNEVWAEFFDETGPTRTTVAVHQLPHPLLLIEMQAVAYVPRRAEP; the protein is encoded by the coding sequence ATGGCTGAGACCTCCGGCTCGGCCAGGGTGGTCCCCGGGACGGCGACGCCACGGGGGCGGTTCCCGCATGTGAGGCGAGCGGGCGACCTCGTCTACCTGTCCGGGACGTCCTCGCGGCGGCCCGACAACACGTTCGTCGGCGCGGCGGTCGACCCGTTGGGAACGACGTCGCTGGACATCCGGGCCCAGACCAGAGCCGTGATCGAGAACCTGGGCGCACTGCTCGCTGAAGTCGGGGCCGGACTGGCCGATCTCGTGGACGTCACGGCCTACCTGGTCAGCATGAACGACTTCGGCGGCTACAACGAGGTCTGGGCCGAGTTCTTCGACGAGACCGGGCCGACCCGGACGACGGTCGCCGTCCACCAGCTCCCGCACCCGTTGTTGCTGATCGAGATGCAGGCCGTCGCGTACGTGCCGAGAAGGGCCGAGCCATGA
- a CDS encoding LysE family translocator — MISGEQLAGFAVAAFVLIVIPGPSVLFVVGRALSLGRGAAIASVVGSALGNYVVAVLVAFGLGTLVERSELAFLIIKLVGGAYLVWLGVQALRHRRALAEVAQARVAATSRWRTARQGFVVGLTNPKALIMFGAVLPPFVSRDAGHVPAQMLLMSLVAICIGLVSDTVWAMTASAVRSWFTHDTRRLAAVGGAGGLAMIGVGLTVALTGRRG; from the coding sequence ATGATCTCCGGAGAGCAGCTGGCGGGCTTCGCCGTCGCGGCGTTCGTGCTGATCGTGATCCCGGGCCCGAGCGTGCTGTTCGTGGTGGGGCGGGCGCTGTCGCTGGGGCGGGGCGCCGCGATCGCGAGCGTCGTCGGCAGCGCCCTGGGCAACTACGTCGTCGCGGTGCTGGTCGCCTTCGGCCTCGGCACGCTGGTGGAGCGCTCGGAGCTCGCGTTCCTGATCATCAAGCTGGTCGGCGGGGCGTACCTGGTCTGGCTGGGGGTCCAGGCGTTGCGCCACCGGCGGGCGTTGGCCGAGGTGGCCCAGGCCCGGGTCGCGGCGACGTCCCGGTGGCGGACGGCCCGGCAGGGCTTCGTCGTCGGCCTCACCAACCCCAAGGCACTGATCATGTTCGGCGCGGTGCTCCCGCCGTTCGTCAGCCGGGACGCGGGGCACGTGCCGGCCCAGATGCTGCTGATGTCGCTGGTCGCCATCTGCATCGGGCTGGTCTCGGACACCGTGTGGGCGATGACCGCGAGCGCCGTCCGGTCGTGGTTCACCCACGACACCCGCCGGCTCGCGGCCGTCGGCGGCGCCGGCGGCCTGGCGATGATCGGCGTCGGCCTGACGGTAGCCCTCACCGGCCGCCGCGGCTGA
- a CDS encoding amidohydrolase family protein, which translates to MRPAQSQATESPAAEPPTPGVEVIDVHTHYVPHGWPDLGPDTPTARFETEAEVMIMLAGREFRRVASDCWDAEIRLADMDADGVARQVVSPTPVFFSYAHDVAQATKIAHILNDLALEICAPAPGRLLPMCQVPLQDPDAACAELERCLAAGHVGVEIGNHVGDHDLDNEGVVTFLQHAAALGAPVFVHPWDMPTSPRLDRWMAQWLVGMPSETHLSILAMILGGVFDRVDEGLRICFAHGGGSFAFWLGRLGNAWHRRGDVIGTSELHPEHYLGRFYVDSVVFDAGALRLLVDTIGADRVVVGSDYPYPLGERPAGSVVHAADFLDAATRARLLAGNARDFLGLAGPTAAPATAPAAAGAGLVEGLG; encoded by the coding sequence ATGCGACCCGCCCAATCCCAGGCTACCGAGTCCCCGGCCGCCGAGCCTCCAACCCCGGGCGTCGAGGTGATCGACGTCCACACCCACTACGTGCCGCACGGCTGGCCGGACCTCGGCCCGGACACGCCGACCGCCCGGTTCGAGACCGAGGCCGAAGTCATGATCATGCTGGCCGGCAGGGAGTTCCGCCGGGTGGCGTCGGACTGCTGGGACGCCGAGATCCGGCTGGCCGACATGGACGCCGACGGGGTGGCGCGGCAGGTCGTCTCCCCCACCCCGGTCTTCTTCTCCTACGCCCACGACGTCGCCCAGGCCACGAAGATCGCGCACATCCTCAACGACCTGGCGCTGGAGATCTGCGCGCCGGCGCCCGGGCGGCTGCTGCCGATGTGCCAGGTGCCGCTGCAGGACCCGGACGCGGCCTGCGCCGAGCTGGAGCGCTGCCTGGCCGCCGGCCACGTCGGGGTCGAGATCGGCAACCACGTCGGCGACCACGACCTCGACAACGAGGGCGTCGTGACGTTCCTGCAGCACGCGGCGGCGCTCGGCGCGCCGGTCTTCGTGCACCCGTGGGACATGCCGACCTCACCGCGGCTCGACCGGTGGATGGCGCAGTGGCTGGTCGGGATGCCGTCCGAGACGCACCTGTCGATCCTCGCGATGATCCTCGGCGGGGTCTTCGACCGGGTCGACGAGGGCCTGCGGATCTGCTTCGCCCACGGCGGCGGCTCGTTCGCCTTCTGGCTCGGCCGCCTCGGCAACGCCTGGCACCGGCGGGGCGACGTGATCGGCACGTCCGAGCTGCACCCCGAGCATTACCTCGGCCGGTTCTACGTCGACTCGGTGGTCTTCGACGCCGGCGCGCTGCGGCTGCTCGTCGACACGATCGGCGCCGACCGGGTCGTCGTCGGCAGCGACTACCCCTACCCGCTCGGCGAACGCCCCGCCGGCTCGGTCGTCCACGCGGCCGACTTCCTCGACGCCGCCACCCGCGCCAGGCTGCTCGCCGGCAACGCACGCGACTTCCTGGGGCTCGCCGGACCCACAGCCGCGCCGGCCACCGCACCCGCCGCCGCGGGCGCGGGCCTGGTTGAGGGGCTCGGGTGA